The Kitasatospora sp. NBC_00374 genome has a segment encoding these proteins:
- a CDS encoding transglycosylase SLT domain-containing protein, whose product MNHPRLPDCVLAAGLTGAVVVGLAVPASQAFAAEPAAATVPAAAAAPAAAAPAAEAPAAPAEAPAPAPAPAPAEAPAPAPAPAPAPAPAPEPAPAPQPAAPAQPSYPNNLDGWIQEARDVLAAHGDRVPSAKAMRATAMSESSGNPTAVNGWDSNAKAGIPSIGLTQMIKPTFKAYALAGHTEITNPVDNLIASARYCNHVYGSMDKVAQARCYGSCWRGY is encoded by the coding sequence ATGAACCACCCCCGCCTGCCCGACTGCGTTCTCGCGGCCGGTCTCACCGGTGCCGTGGTCGTCGGCCTGGCTGTCCCGGCGAGCCAGGCGTTCGCCGCGGAGCCCGCCGCCGCCACCGTTCCCGCCGCCGCCGCCGCGCCCGCCGCTGCGGCGCCCGCCGCCGAGGCCCCCGCCGCCCCCGCGGAGGCGCCCGCTCCGGCCCCCGCTCCGGCTCCGGCGGAGGCGCCCGCCCCGGCCCCGGCGCCCGCCCCGGCTCCCGCCCCGGCCCCCGAGCCCGCGCCGGCTCCCCAGCCGGCCGCCCCGGCCCAGCCGAGCTACCCGAACAACCTCGACGGCTGGATCCAGGAGGCCCGCGACGTGCTGGCCGCGCACGGTGACCGCGTCCCGTCCGCCAAGGCGATGCGCGCCACCGCGATGTCCGAGTCCTCGGGCAACCCGACGGCCGTCAACGGCTGGGACTCCAACGCCAAGGCCGGCATCCCGTCGATCGGCCTGACCCAGATGATCAAGCCGACCTTCAAGGCGTACGCGCTGGCCGGCCACACCGAGATCACCAACCCGGTCGACAACCTGATCGCCAGCGCCCGCTACTGCAACCACGTCTACGGCAGCATGGACAAGGTCGCCCAGGCCCGCTGCTACGGCTCGTGCTGGCGCGGCTACTAG
- a CDS encoding NUDIX hydrolase — MAAAPMLGAGVIVPTTDGRVLLGRRTTAGEAPTWSLPGGKVDQPGESFEQAAARELAEETGIVLPAAAMRVLAVLLDHRDGRARLTAAVLAPPTDAPAFVTEPHACAGWDRFPVDALPAPLFHPSALVLGSWLPDLTDPPGVAFRYPLGPSPA, encoded by the coding sequence ATGGCGGCAGCACCGATGCTCGGGGCCGGCGTGATCGTCCCCACCACCGACGGCCGGGTCCTGCTCGGCCGTCGGACCACCGCGGGCGAGGCGCCGACCTGGAGCCTGCCCGGCGGCAAGGTCGACCAGCCCGGCGAGTCCTTCGAGCAGGCCGCCGCACGGGAGTTGGCGGAGGAGACCGGCATCGTGCTGCCGGCCGCGGCGATGCGGGTGCTGGCCGTCCTGCTGGACCACCGGGACGGCCGGGCCAGGCTCACCGCCGCCGTCCTGGCCCCGCCCACCGACGCACCGGCCTTCGTCACCGAGCCGCACGCCTGCGCCGGCTGGGATCGCTTCCCGGTGGACGCGCTGCCCGCGCCGCTGTTCCACCCGTCCGCCCTGGTCCTGGGCAGCTGGCTGCCCGACCTCACCGACCCGCCCGGAGTGGCGTTCCGCTACCCGCTGGGGCCGTCCCCCGCCTGA
- a CDS encoding phosphatase PAP2 family protein: MTGGPALAGPRSTARTVALAAGIPLLLFAALTVLLAAHRWTPFAVEQSLHAWSVGHRPAAAVTAAGLLTDLGTGIPPYLAAVVAGLLALRHSPAARHRVLVLGGPVLALALGQLLRNGLMRAFARPRPPVADWVAASPSGYSYPSGHAFTAAAAAGLLAWAVARGVRRAWTVPVLTVLGVLAVTVGLTRVYLGVHWPLDVVGGWLLAAAWLGLSLPLLELVGRPAGAGPPTVAEPSSVSGPG; this comes from the coding sequence GTGACCGGCGGGCCGGCCCTCGCTGGGCCCCGGAGCACCGCACGGACCGTCGCCCTGGCGGCCGGCATCCCGCTGCTGCTCTTCGCCGCGCTGACCGTCCTGCTGGCGGCCCACCGCTGGACCCCGTTCGCGGTCGAGCAGTCGCTGCACGCCTGGTCGGTCGGCCACCGCCCGGCGGCCGCGGTCACCGCCGCGGGCCTCCTGACCGATCTGGGCACCGGGATCCCGCCCTACCTCGCCGCCGTCGTCGCCGGACTGCTGGCCCTGCGGCACTCCCCGGCCGCGCGGCACCGGGTGCTGGTGCTGGGCGGGCCGGTCCTCGCCCTGGCGCTCGGGCAGTTGCTCCGCAACGGGCTGATGCGGGCGTTCGCCCGGCCCCGGCCGCCGGTGGCCGACTGGGTCGCGGCCTCGCCGAGCGGCTACTCCTATCCGTCCGGCCACGCCTTCACGGCCGCGGCCGCCGCCGGCCTGCTCGCCTGGGCGGTGGCACGCGGCGTACGGCGCGCCTGGACGGTGCCCGTCCTGACGGTCCTCGGCGTGCTGGCGGTGACCGTCGGGCTCACCCGCGTCTACCTGGGGGTGCACTGGCCGCTCGACGTGGTCGGCGGGTGGCTCCTCGCGGCGGCCTGGCTCGGTCTGAGCCTGCCGCTGCTCGAACTGGTCGGCCGCCCGGCCGGCGCGGGGCCGCCCACGGTGGCGGAGCCCAGCTCCGTCAGCGGTCCTGGCTGA
- a CDS encoding trans-aconitate 2-methyltransferase, with product MDGKHWDDWQRSWDRQQEWYLPDREERFRVMLDTVEAHAGRAPRVLDLACGTGSISERLLARLPGAVSVGVDIDPVLLAIARGHFAAEPRLTLVTADLRDRDWPARLPPGPYDAVLTATALHWLPAEDLARIYRDVAVLLRPGGVFLNADHTPEPGTPLLNAADESFQRRRQQRERARGVLDWAQWWAAVAADPVLAKQAAARALVHGSHEDPQPRPADWHRARLVEAGFREAGVIWRSVGDSLVAAVR from the coding sequence ATGGACGGCAAGCACTGGGACGACTGGCAGCGCAGCTGGGACCGGCAGCAGGAGTGGTACCTGCCCGACCGTGAGGAGCGCTTCCGCGTGATGCTCGACACGGTCGAGGCGCACGCCGGCCGGGCACCCCGCGTGCTCGACCTCGCCTGCGGCACCGGCAGCATCAGTGAGCGCCTGCTGGCCCGCCTGCCCGGGGCCGTCAGTGTCGGGGTCGACATCGACCCGGTCCTCCTCGCCATCGCCCGCGGCCACTTCGCGGCCGAGCCCCGGCTCACCCTGGTGACCGCCGACCTCCGCGACCGCGACTGGCCCGCCCGGCTCCCGCCCGGCCCGTACGACGCGGTGCTGACCGCGACCGCGCTGCACTGGCTGCCCGCCGAGGACCTGGCCCGGATCTACCGGGACGTGGCCGTGCTGCTGCGCCCCGGCGGCGTCTTCCTCAACGCCGACCACACCCCCGAACCCGGCACCCCGCTGCTCAACGCCGCCGACGAGTCCTTCCAGCGGCGCCGGCAGCAGCGCGAACGTGCGCGGGGCGTCCTCGACTGGGCCCAGTGGTGGGCCGCGGTCGCCGCCGACCCGGTGCTGGCCAAGCAGGCCGCCGCGCGCGCCCTCGTCCACGGCTCGCACGAGGACCCGCAGCCGCGGCCCGCCGACTGGCACCGTGCGCGGCTGGTGGAGGCGGGCTTCCGGGAGGCGGGTGTGATCTGGCGCTCGGTGGGGGACTCGCTGGTGGCCGCCGTCCGCTGA
- a CDS encoding phosphatase PAP2 family protein — protein sequence MSRAGLALDGSGIDGSLYLDVTGLAHRTPAPVGHLVADWSAYGLGLFALLMAAAWWRARRGPSAGMAAALAAPFVVVAVFAADTALKSLLREPRPCRVLPAGATLEACPGAGDWSMPSNHTVVAFAAAAALWQVDRRLAAVAAVAAVAMGASRVFVGVHYPHDVLAGAVVGILLGLALARPARLAGPVVEHLRAGRLRPLVGG from the coding sequence GTGAGCCGCGCCGGCCTCGCCCTCGACGGATCCGGCATCGACGGCTCGCTCTACCTGGACGTCACCGGCCTCGCCCACCGCACCCCCGCGCCCGTCGGCCACCTGGTCGCCGACTGGTCCGCCTACGGGCTCGGCCTGTTCGCCCTGCTGATGGCCGCCGCCTGGTGGCGCGCCCGCCGAGGACCGTCGGCCGGGATGGCCGCCGCGCTCGCCGCACCCTTCGTGGTGGTGGCGGTCTTCGCCGCCGACACGGCACTGAAGTCCCTGCTGCGCGAGCCCCGGCCCTGCCGGGTGCTGCCGGCCGGAGCCACCCTGGAGGCCTGCCCGGGGGCCGGCGACTGGTCGATGCCCAGCAACCACACCGTCGTCGCCTTCGCCGCCGCGGCCGCCCTGTGGCAGGTCGACCGGCGCCTGGCGGCCGTCGCCGCCGTGGCCGCCGTGGCGATGGGGGCCTCGCGGGTCTTCGTCGGCGTCCACTACCCGCACGACGTCCTCGCCGGAGCGGTGGTCGGCATCCTGCTCGGCCTGGCGCTCGCCCGCCCGGCCCGGCTCGCCGGGCCCGTCGTCGAGCACCTGCGGGCCGGACGGCTGCGCCCGCTGGTCGGCGGGTGA
- a CDS encoding BlaI/MecI/CopY family transcriptional regulator, translated as MADGRDPRRPHGELVADVLAVLWAAREPLTPGQVNDALGGGLARTTVTTILTRLHEKGTLDRRRAGRGFAYSPVHDAAGLAASRMHRELHSDPRRELVLERFVSSLSEDDEDVLRRLLRTAEGEDAR; from the coding sequence ATGGCGGACGGGAGGGACCCCAGGCGTCCCCACGGCGAACTCGTCGCGGACGTGCTGGCCGTGCTCTGGGCGGCCCGGGAGCCGCTCACCCCGGGGCAGGTCAACGACGCCCTCGGCGGCGGACTGGCCAGGACCACCGTGACGACGATCCTCACCCGCCTCCACGAGAAGGGGACCCTGGACCGCCGACGCGCCGGCCGCGGGTTCGCCTACTCCCCCGTGCACGACGCCGCCGGACTGGCCGCCAGCCGGATGCACCGCGAACTGCACAGCGACCCGCGCCGCGAGCTCGTCCTGGAGCGCTTCGTCTCCTCGCTCTCGGAGGACGACGAGGACGTGCTGCGCAGGCTGCTGCGTACCGCGGAGGGCGAGGACGCCCGGTGA
- a CDS encoding xanthine dehydrogenase family protein subunit M: MDLNTVLEVRDARRRDTWLSGDAWLGGGTYLFSEPQPHLRRLIDLSRTGWEPLQVTATGDLEIAATCTVARLSRFPKPAHWTAAPLFEQCCRAFLASWKIWNMATFGGNLCNALPAGPMISLAAGLDGVCLLQAQTGARREVPVGRFVTGAGRNVLHPGELLRSVTLPARALRSRTAFRQASLYGLGRSGVLVTGTLDPLDGTLTITVSASTVRPIRLAFPLPPNAAAVREAVEYGIEPGEYFDDIHGLPAWRRHMTFRYAEEIRRELTEEAGR; encoded by the coding sequence GTGGATCTGAACACGGTGCTGGAGGTACGCGACGCCCGCCGTCGCGATACGTGGCTGTCGGGCGACGCCTGGCTGGGGGGCGGCACCTATCTGTTCTCCGAGCCGCAGCCCCACCTCCGCCGGCTGATCGACCTGAGCCGGACGGGGTGGGAGCCGCTGCAGGTGACGGCCACCGGCGACCTGGAGATCGCCGCGACCTGCACCGTCGCCCGGCTGTCACGCTTCCCGAAGCCCGCGCACTGGACGGCGGCGCCGCTCTTCGAGCAGTGCTGCCGGGCGTTCCTGGCCTCGTGGAAGATCTGGAACATGGCCACCTTCGGCGGCAATCTGTGCAACGCGCTGCCGGCCGGGCCGATGATCTCGCTGGCCGCCGGCCTCGACGGCGTCTGCCTGTTGCAGGCCCAGACCGGCGCCCGGCGCGAGGTCCCCGTCGGGCGGTTCGTCACCGGAGCCGGCCGCAACGTCCTGCACCCCGGCGAACTGCTGCGCTCGGTCACCCTGCCCGCCCGAGCGCTGCGGTCCAGGACGGCGTTCCGGCAGGCCTCGCTGTACGGGCTGGGCCGGTCCGGCGTGCTCGTGACCGGCACCCTCGACCCGCTCGACGGGACCCTGACGATCACCGTCTCGGCCTCCACCGTACGGCCGATCCGGCTGGCCTTCCCGCTGCCGCCGAACGCGGCGGCGGTGCGCGAGGCGGTCGAGTACGGGATCGAGCCCGGGGAGTACTTCGACGACATCCACGGACTGCCCGCCTGGCGGCGCCACATGACGTTCCGCTACGCCGAGGAGATCCGCCGCGAACTGACCGAGGAGGCCGGACGATGA
- a CDS encoding molybdopterin-dependent oxidoreductase, with protein MSYSIRVNDQDFDEEPRAGQCLRTYLRDRGWFGVKKGCDAGDCGACTVQVDGEPVHSCLYPAVRAEGRSVTTVEGLAGNGELHPMQQRFLDAQGFQCGFCTAGFLMTTSALDEDQLADLPRSLKGNLCRCTGYRAIEDAVRGVRHAEEPCAGQAVGRSPGAPAGPQVVTGTARYTFDVEVEGLLHMKVLRSPHPHARIVSIDTSAALRVPGVHLVLTHHDAPERLFSSARHEHPTEDPDDTRVLDDVVRFAGQRVAAVVADSEGAAEEGCRRIVVEYEVLPFVIDPELAMAPGAPVVHRKGPESRIARPENNVCGEVHGEIGSVEEGFAEAALVYEETFRTQRVQHASLETHGAVAWFEDHTGEDGVARERIVVRSSTQVPFLTRRALCALYDLPHEYVRVVAGRVGGGFGGKQEMLVEDVVVLAAMRLKRPVKLEFTRPEQFYGATTRHPFTIRIKAGAKSDGTLTALRLRVVSNTGAYGNHGPAVMFHSVGESMAVYRAPHKKVDAYSVYTNCVPAGAFRGYGLGQVTFAVESAMDEMARRLGIDPLVFRERNIIGPGEHMISPGGEEEDLHIASYGLDQCLRVVRDAVAEDRSAEDAPPGWLVGQGAAMSMIATGPPGGHFADATVTLLADGGYDIAVGTAEFGNGTTTVHQQITAGALGTTVDRIAVRQSDTDVVRHDTGAFGSAGTVVAGKAVMKAADALAERLLSFAAEYARTPRSRCRLTVDAVECDGRRVALKELFEAAHGKGVTLAGEGHWGGSPRSVAFNAQWFRIAVDPDTGEMRILRSVHAADAGKVMNPMQCRGQVEGGVAQALGATLFEQVLVDDDGQVTTAAFRRYRLPAYADVPRTEVHFMETSDAIGPLGAKSMSESPFNPVAPAFANALRDATGVRFTEVPLLRDKVWQAIADRRGRA; from the coding sequence ATGAGCTACTCGATCCGGGTCAACGACCAGGACTTCGACGAGGAGCCCCGCGCCGGCCAGTGCCTGCGCACCTACCTGCGCGACCGCGGCTGGTTCGGGGTCAAGAAGGGATGTGACGCAGGGGACTGCGGGGCGTGCACCGTCCAGGTCGACGGCGAGCCGGTGCACAGCTGCCTCTACCCGGCGGTCCGGGCCGAGGGCCGCTCGGTGACCACCGTCGAGGGGCTGGCCGGGAACGGCGAACTCCACCCGATGCAGCAGCGCTTCCTGGACGCGCAGGGCTTCCAGTGCGGGTTCTGCACGGCCGGCTTCCTGATGACCACCTCGGCTCTGGACGAGGATCAACTGGCGGACCTGCCGCGGTCCTTGAAGGGCAACCTGTGCCGGTGCACCGGCTACCGGGCGATCGAGGACGCCGTCCGCGGGGTCAGGCACGCCGAGGAGCCGTGCGCCGGGCAGGCGGTCGGCCGCAGCCCGGGTGCCCCGGCCGGGCCGCAGGTGGTCACCGGGACCGCCCGCTACACCTTCGACGTCGAGGTGGAGGGGCTGCTGCACATGAAAGTGCTGCGCTCCCCGCACCCGCACGCCAGGATCGTCTCCATCGACACCTCGGCCGCGCTGCGGGTGCCCGGGGTGCACCTCGTCCTGACCCACCACGACGCCCCGGAGCGGCTGTTCTCCTCGGCGCGGCACGAGCACCCGACCGAGGACCCAGACGACACCCGGGTACTGGACGACGTGGTCCGGTTCGCCGGGCAGCGGGTCGCGGCCGTGGTCGCCGACAGCGAGGGGGCGGCGGAGGAGGGCTGCCGCCGGATCGTGGTGGAGTACGAGGTGCTGCCGTTCGTCATCGACCCGGAGCTCGCCATGGCGCCCGGCGCGCCGGTCGTCCACCGCAAGGGCCCGGAGTCGCGGATCGCCCGCCCGGAGAACAACGTCTGCGGCGAGGTGCACGGCGAGATCGGCAGCGTCGAGGAGGGCTTCGCCGAGGCGGCCCTGGTCTACGAGGAGACCTTCCGTACCCAGCGGGTGCAGCACGCGAGCCTGGAGACGCACGGTGCGGTGGCCTGGTTCGAGGACCACACCGGCGAGGACGGCGTGGCCCGGGAGCGGATCGTGGTCCGCTCCAGCACCCAGGTGCCGTTCCTGACCCGCCGTGCGCTGTGCGCGCTGTACGACCTGCCGCACGAGTACGTCCGGGTGGTGGCCGGCCGGGTCGGCGGCGGGTTCGGCGGCAAGCAGGAGATGCTCGTCGAGGACGTCGTGGTGCTCGCGGCGATGCGGCTGAAGCGCCCGGTGAAGCTGGAGTTCACCCGGCCCGAGCAGTTCTACGGCGCCACCACCCGGCACCCGTTCACCATCCGGATCAAGGCGGGGGCGAAGAGCGACGGTACGCTCACCGCGCTCCGGTTGCGGGTCGTCTCCAACACCGGCGCGTACGGCAACCACGGCCCCGCGGTGATGTTCCACAGCGTGGGCGAGTCGATGGCGGTCTACCGGGCGCCGCACAAGAAGGTCGACGCCTACTCCGTCTACACCAACTGCGTGCCGGCCGGGGCGTTCCGCGGGTACGGCCTCGGACAGGTGACCTTCGCGGTCGAGTCGGCGATGGACGAGATGGCTCGCCGGCTGGGCATCGACCCGCTGGTGTTCCGCGAGCGCAACATCATCGGCCCCGGCGAGCACATGATCAGCCCCGGCGGCGAGGAGGAGGACCTGCACATCGCCAGCTACGGCCTCGACCAGTGCCTCCGGGTGGTCCGCGACGCCGTCGCCGAGGACCGCAGCGCCGAGGACGCCCCGCCGGGCTGGCTGGTCGGGCAGGGCGCCGCCATGTCGATGATCGCCACCGGGCCGCCCGGCGGGCACTTCGCCGACGCCACCGTGACGCTGCTGGCGGACGGCGGCTACGACATCGCCGTCGGCACCGCCGAGTTCGGCAACGGCACCACCACCGTGCACCAGCAGATCACCGCCGGCGCACTGGGCACCACCGTCGACCGGATCGCCGTCCGGCAGTCCGACACCGACGTCGTCCGGCACGACACCGGGGCCTTCGGCTCGGCCGGCACCGTCGTCGCGGGCAAGGCGGTGATGAAGGCCGCCGACGCCCTCGCCGAGCGACTCCTCTCGTTCGCCGCGGAGTACGCCCGGACACCGCGGAGCCGGTGCCGGCTGACGGTGGACGCGGTCGAGTGCGACGGCCGGCGGGTCGCACTCAAGGAGCTCTTCGAGGCCGCCCACGGCAAGGGCGTGACCCTGGCGGGCGAGGGCCACTGGGGAGGCTCGCCGCGCTCGGTCGCCTTCAACGCCCAGTGGTTCCGGATCGCCGTCGATCCGGACACCGGCGAGATGCGGATCCTGAGGAGCGTCCACGCGGCCGACGCCGGCAAGGTGATGAACCCGATGCAGTGCCGCGGCCAGGTCGAGGGCGGCGTCGCCCAGGCCCTCGGCGCGACCCTGTTCGAACAGGTCCTCGTCGACGACGACGGCCAGGTCACCACCGCCGCCTTCCGCCGCTACCGGCTGCCGGCCTACGCCGATGTGCCGCGCACCGAGGTGCACTTCATGGAGACCTCCGACGCGATCGGGCCGCTGGGCGCCAAGTCGATGAGCGAGAGCCCCTTCAACCCGGTCGCCCCCGCCTTCGCCAACGCCCTGCGGGACGCCACCGGGGTGCGCTTCACCGAAGTCCCGCTGCTGCGCGACAAGGTGTGGCAGGCGATCGCCGACCGGCGCGGCCGCGCGTAG
- a CDS encoding SDR family NAD(P)-dependent oxidoreductase, translating into MTAGAEIQNAEEIEYGPGIAPERLELCLSVLAELDELDVDHPDAITVRKAVGGVFRTLKQRRRQEMRARKTANDREVTSRTATGAPGRIDDETAGVFGLSTETTTEIAGILERPRSCYTCKQRYVEVDAFYHQLCRNCAALNHGRRNARTDLTGKRALLTGGRAKIGMYIALLLLRDGAHTTITTRFPNDAIRRFMAMPDSAGWIHRLKIIGIDLRDPAQVMALADEVAADGPLDILINNAAQTVRRSPESYRELLAAESAPLPAGELPPATVIGRFGSGGVDLPALPGQATSGSERIAAEEVTALALVTGSATPERIAAGTAIDAGGLVPDLAPTNSWVQTVSEVGPVELLEVQLCNSTAPFILISQLRPAMAASTARRKYVVNVSAMEGVFNRGYKGAGHPHTNMAKAALNMLTRTSADEMLQSDGILMTSVDTGWITDERPHPDKMRLAEEGFHAPLDLVDGAARVYDPIVRGELGEDLYGCFLKDYSKAPW; encoded by the coding sequence ATGACGGCGGGCGCGGAGATCCAGAACGCAGAAGAGATCGAGTACGGCCCGGGCATCGCCCCGGAGCGGCTGGAGCTCTGCCTCAGCGTGCTCGCCGAGCTCGACGAACTGGACGTCGACCACCCGGACGCGATCACCGTCCGCAAGGCCGTCGGCGGTGTCTTCCGGACCCTCAAGCAGCGCCGCCGCCAGGAGATGCGGGCCCGCAAGACGGCCAACGACCGCGAGGTCACCTCCCGTACCGCCACCGGCGCACCCGGCCGGATCGACGACGAGACGGCGGGCGTCTTCGGCCTCAGCACCGAGACCACCACCGAGATCGCCGGAATACTCGAACGCCCGCGCTCCTGCTACACCTGCAAGCAGCGGTACGTCGAGGTGGACGCCTTCTACCACCAGCTCTGCCGCAACTGCGCCGCACTCAACCACGGCCGCCGCAACGCCCGGACCGACCTGACCGGCAAGCGGGCCCTGCTCACCGGCGGCCGGGCCAAGATCGGCATGTACATCGCGCTGCTGCTGCTCCGCGACGGCGCGCACACCACCATCACCACCCGCTTCCCCAACGACGCGATCCGCCGCTTCATGGCGATGCCGGACAGCGCCGGCTGGATCCACCGCCTCAAGATCATCGGCATCGACCTGCGCGACCCGGCCCAGGTGATGGCCCTCGCCGACGAGGTCGCCGCCGACGGCCCGCTGGACATCCTGATCAACAACGCCGCGCAGACCGTCCGGCGCTCCCCCGAGTCCTACCGCGAGCTGCTGGCCGCCGAGTCCGCGCCGCTGCCGGCCGGTGAGCTGCCCCCGGCCACCGTGATCGGCCGGTTCGGCAGCGGCGGCGTCGACCTGCCGGCGCTGCCCGGCCAGGCCACCAGCGGCAGCGAGCGGATCGCGGCCGAGGAGGTCACCGCCCTCGCCCTGGTCACCGGCTCCGCCACGCCCGAGCGGATCGCGGCCGGCACCGCCATCGACGCCGGCGGTCTGGTCCCCGACCTGGCCCCGACCAACAGCTGGGTCCAGACCGTCAGCGAGGTCGGCCCGGTCGAGCTGCTCGAAGTCCAGCTCTGCAACTCCACCGCGCCGTTCATCCTGATCAGCCAACTGCGCCCGGCGATGGCCGCCTCCACCGCCCGCCGCAAGTACGTGGTGAACGTCTCCGCGATGGAGGGTGTCTTCAACCGCGGCTACAAGGGCGCCGGTCACCCGCACACCAACATGGCCAAGGCCGCGCTGAACATGCTCACCCGTACCAGCGCGGACGAGATGCTGCAGAGCGACGGCATCCTGATGACCAGTGTGGACACCGGCTGGATCACCGACGAGCGGCCGCACCCCGACAAGATGCGGCTCGCCGAGGAGGGCTTCCACGCCCCGCTCGACCTCGTCGACGGCGCCGCCCGGGTCTACGACCCCATCGTCCGGGGCGAGTTGGGCGAGGACCTGTACGGCTGCTTCCTCAAGGACTACTCCAAGGCCCCCTGGTAG
- a CDS encoding M56 family metallopeptidase, with amino-acid sequence MNVPMSPLVMVLVLLALICPWAAVPAARRLADLLPPRAASLTLAGAAGSLAGGTLLALGVLVGGGLLHHPGLAADVRMSLPWVVSTSPAAVPVAAGAALALLVAGGCAAHLWRRQRALLARTWRTVEAHPGGGDLTVLPEGAPDAFALPRHAGRPGRVVATSAMLRALDRSERDVLLAHERAHLAGRHHLIARTVQLAAAAHPALRGLRPALSFHLERWADEDAAEAVGSRRLVATAVARAALAASASGRQPSLLLAVDTGPVPRRVSALLGPAPRAPRHRGRWMAAGGLLAVVALSLTLSLGSAYGLHEYVEQAQEVSQDR; translated from the coding sequence GTGAACGTCCCGATGAGCCCGCTGGTGATGGTGCTCGTGCTGCTCGCCCTGATCTGCCCGTGGGCCGCCGTCCCCGCCGCCCGGCGGCTCGCCGATCTGCTGCCGCCCAGGGCCGCCTCGCTCACCCTGGCCGGTGCGGCCGGGTCGCTGGCCGGCGGCACCCTGCTCGCCCTGGGCGTCCTGGTCGGCGGCGGGCTGCTGCACCACCCGGGGCTGGCCGCCGACGTCCGGATGTCGCTGCCCTGGGTCGTGTCGACCTCACCGGCGGCCGTGCCGGTCGCCGCGGGCGCCGCCCTCGCGCTGCTGGTGGCCGGCGGCTGCGCGGCACACCTGTGGCGCAGGCAGCGGGCCCTGCTCGCGCGGACCTGGCGGACGGTCGAGGCGCACCCCGGCGGTGGCGACCTGACCGTACTGCCGGAGGGGGCCCCCGACGCGTTCGCGCTCCCCCGCCACGCCGGGCGTCCCGGCCGGGTCGTGGCGACCTCGGCCATGCTGCGGGCACTCGACCGGAGCGAGCGCGACGTCCTGCTGGCGCACGAGCGCGCCCACCTGGCCGGCCGTCACCACCTGATCGCCCGCACCGTCCAGCTCGCCGCCGCCGCGCATCCCGCGCTGCGCGGGCTGCGCCCGGCGCTCTCCTTCCACCTGGAGCGGTGGGCGGACGAGGACGCGGCCGAGGCGGTGGGCAGCCGCCGGCTGGTGGCCACGGCCGTCGCCCGGGCGGCGCTGGCCGCCTCCGCCTCCGGCCGGCAGCCGAGCCTGCTGCTGGCGGTGGACACCGGGCCGGTGCCGCGCCGGGTCAGCGCCCTGCTCGGTCCCGCCCCCCGGGCTCCGCGCCACCGGGGCCGGTGGATGGCGGCGGGCGGCCTGCTGGCGGTCGTCGCCCTCTCGCTGACGCTGAGCCTCGGCTCCGCGTACGGGCTCCACGAGTACGTCGAGCAGGCCCAGGAGGTCAGCCAGGACCGCTGA